The genome window GGTCACGTTGCCGATCCCCCCGATGTTCTGCAGCGCCCGCCAGTGCGTCGCGCTGAAAAGCACGGCGTCGGCCATGGGGACGAGCGGGGCCCCCTGCCCTCCCGCCGCCATGTCGCGCACGCGGAAGTCGGAGATGACGGGGCGCCCCAACCGCTCGGCGATCACCGACGACTCGCCGATCTGCCAGGTCGAGTGTCCGGGGACGTGCCAGACCGTCTGCCCGTGCGTGGCGATCGCCGCCACCTCGCGGCGCGGAACCCCCGACTCGGCGATCACGCGCACCGCGGCGCTGGCCAGCAGCTCGCCCAGGTCGAAGTTGACGCGGCAGTACTCCTCGGGGGTCCCTTCGCGCAGGGCGCGCGCCAGGCGATCGCGCTGCGCGTCATCGTAGTCGAGGACGTCGTAGGCGAGCAGTTCGGCGGTGATGCGCCCGCCGTCACGTGCAAAGCGCACGACGGCGGCGGAGATGCCGTCGAGCGAGGTGCCCGACATGAGGCCGACGACGACGGTCATGGCTGCGGAATGGGTGGAGGATCGCCGCCGACGACTCGGCGGATGACGCCGTCTCCCTTGGCGAGCGCCGCTTCGGCGCCCTCCTTGTCGACGCCAAGCAGGTGCATGACGATCGCCAGCTTCACGCGCCCGTCGGCGCGGGCGATGAGCGCGCGCGCCTCGTCGCGGGTGACGTGGCAGACTTCCATGATGATGCGCTGGCTGCGATCGACGAGCTTGAGGTTGGTCGCACGCAGGTCGACCATCAGGTTCCCGAACGTCTTCCCCACGCGGATCATCGCCCCGGTGGTGAGCATGTTGAGCACGAGCTTGGTCGCCGTCCCGGCCTTGAGGCGCGTGGAGCCGGTGACGAGTTCGGGGCCGGTGACGGGGACGATGAGGTGATCGAGCGTGGAGGCGAAGGCCTCGTCGATGGGGGTGCAGGCGATGAGCCCGACCGCTGCGCCGCGCGCCTTGGCTCTCGTTAGGGCGCCCCGTACGAAGGGCGTCGTCCCCGACGCGGCGATGCCGATCAGCACATCGTGCGCATTGATCCCGTACTCGTCGACCGTCGTCGCCCCCTGCTCCGGGCTGTCCTCGGCCCCTTCCTGCGCGCGGAAGACCGCCTCGGTACCGCCGGCGATGATCCCCTGCACCAGCTCCGGATCGCTGCCGAAGGTTGGCGGGCACTCGCTGGCGTCGAGGATGCCGAGTCGTCCCGAGGTCCCGGCGCCGACGTAGAAGAGGCGCCCACCGGTGCGGAAGGCGTGCTCGATGCGGCTGATGGCGCTGGCGATCTGTTCGCGCTGCGTGGCGACCGCGTCAGGGACTCGGCGGTCCTCAGCGGTCATGATATCGACGATCTCGAGCGGCGTGGCGAGGTCGATGTTGGCCGAGCGCGGGTTGCGGTGTTCGGTGATGCGAGGGTCGAGCGCTCGAGGAGGCACGCGAGAGGACGGTCGAGGGTAGCAGGGAGGGACGCGCTGTCTCCCCCAGATGGCTGGGGGTAACTTACCCTCGCGCCGAGAGCGGTCACAACGGAGCGACAATGCGTACGGGGATGAAGCGGACGATGGTGGTCGCGTGGGCGATCACTTTACTGATGTCGATGGCCATGCCCCTGTCGGTGGGTGCGCAGGACCGGCGTGGCCCTCGCCGCATGGGGGGCTTTGGCGGGCCGACGTGGTGGGTGTCGGCGTGGGGCGGCTATCAGTGGTCCGATCAGGTGGGCGACCCGGGGACCAAGTCGACGTGGGACTTCGACTCCAACTGGTCGGTGCGCTTCACCGCGGAGCGCGAGGTGGCGCCACGCACGACGATTGGCGCGGTCTTCAACTATGCGCGCCTCCCGCTCGGCATTTTCGGGAGCGCATCGTCAGCGAGTTGCCGTCCGCGCTGCGGGGCCGAGGCGACGACGGTGCAGTACGGGCTCATGGCGCGCTCGGGGGGCGGACGGGGATTTCACCTGGTGTACGAGGGGTTCGTGGGGGCGCTGCGCTACAGCAACTTCACCGTCGTTCCGGCGGGGGCCACCGAGTACGACGGGCTGACGAACACCGACTTCGCGTACTCGTTCGGCACGGGGATCGGCTACGGGCTTTCGCGCGACTTCGAGTTGGCGGCGATGTTCGACTACGGGTCGAGCATGCACGAGAAGTCGAACGACCTGTTCCAGCGGCGCACGACGCGGCACTACACGACGCGGCTGGGGTTGCGGGTGGGGTTTAGCGGCTGGGGTCAGAGCTGGGGTCAGAGCTGGGGTCAGAGCTGGGGTCAGAGCTGGGGT of Gemmatimonadota bacterium contains these proteins:
- the murQ gene encoding N-acetylmuramic acid 6-phosphate etherase, encoding MPPRALDPRITEHRNPRSANIDLATPLEIVDIMTAEDRRVPDAVATQREQIASAISRIEHAFRTGGRLFYVGAGTSGRLGILDASECPPTFGSDPELVQGIIAGGTEAVFRAQEGAEDSPEQGATTVDEYGINAHDVLIGIAASGTTPFVRGALTRAKARGAAVGLIACTPIDEAFASTLDHLIVPVTGPELVTGSTRLKAGTATKLVLNMLTTGAMIRVGKTFGNLMVDLRATNLKLVDRSQRIIMEVCHVTRDEARALIARADGRVKLAIVMHLLGVDKEGAEAALAKGDGVIRRVVGGDPPPIPQP